The following proteins are encoded in a genomic region of Vulpes vulpes isolate BD-2025 chromosome X, VulVul3, whole genome shotgun sequence:
- the MSN gene encoding moesin, translating into MPKTINVRVTTMDAELEFAIQPNTTGKQLFDQVVKTIGLREVWFFGLQYQDTKNFSTWLKLNKKVTAQDVRKESPLLFKFRAKFYPEDVSEELIQDITQRLFFLQVKEGILSDEIYCPPETAVLLASYAVQSKYGDFNKEVHKSGYLAGDKLLPQRVLEQHKLNKDQWEERIQVWHEEHRGMLREDAVLEYLKIAQDLEMYGVNYFSIKNKKGSELWLGVDALGLNIYEQNDRLTPKIGFPWSEIRNISFNDKKFVIKPIDKKAPDFVFYAPRLRINKRILALCMGNHELYMRRRKPDTIEVQQMKAQAREEKHQKQMERALLENEKKKREMAEKEKEKIEREKEELMERLKQIEEQTKKAQHELEEQTRRALELEQERKRAQSEAEKLAKERQEAEEAKEALLQASRDQKKTQEQLALEMAELTARISQLEMARQKKESEAVEWQQKAQMVQEDLEKTRAELKTAMSTPHVAEPAENEQDEQDENGAEASADLRADAMAKDRSEEERTTEAEKNERVQKHLKALTSELANARDESKKTANDMIHAENMRLGRDKYKTLRQIRQGNTKQRIDEFESM; encoded by the exons gtGGTGAAAACTATTGGCTTGAGGGAAGTTTGGTTCTTTGGTCTGCAATACCAGGACACTAAAAACTTCTCCACTTGGCTGAAACTCAATAAGAAG GTGACTGCCCAGGATGTACGAAAGGAAAGCCCCCTGCTCTTCAAGTTCCGGGCCAAGTTCTACCCTGAGGATGTATCTGAGGAATTGATCCAGGACATCACACAGCGCCTATTCTTCCTGCAAGTAAAGGAGGGCATTCTCAGTGATGAGATTTACTGCCCACCTGAAACTGCTGTGCTGCTGGCCTCCTATGCTGTCCAGTCTAAGTATGGCGACTTTAATAAGGAAGTCCACAAGTCTGGCTACTTGGCTGGAGACAAGTTGCTGCCACAGAG GGTCCTAGAGCAGCATAAACTCAACAAGGACCagtgggaagagcggatccaggtGTGGCATGAGGAGCACCGAGGCATGCTCAG GGAAGATGCTGTTCTAGAGTATCTGAAGATtgcccaggacctggagatgTATGGTGTGAACTACTTCAGCATCAAGAACAAGAAAGGCTCAGAGCTGTGGCTGGGGGTGGATGCCCTAGGTCTCAACATCTACGAGCAGAATGACAG ACTGACTCCCAAGATAGGCTTTCCCTGGAGTgaaatcagaaatatttctttcaatgACAAGAAATTTGTCATCAAGCCCATTGACAAAAAAGCCCCG GACTTTGTCTTCTATGCTCCCCGGCTGCGGATTAACAAGCGTATATTGGCTCTGTGCATGGGGAACCATGAACTATACATGCGCCGCCGCAAGCCTGACACCATTGAGGTTCAGCAGATGAAGGCACAGGCCCGGGAGGAGAAGCACCAGAAACAGATGGAACG tgctttgctggaaaatgagaagaagaaaCGTGAGATggcagaaaaggagaaggagaagattgAACGGGAAAAGGAGGAACTGATGGAGAGGCTGAAGCAGATTGAGGAACAGACTAAGAAGGCTCAGCATG AACTGGAAGAACAGACCCGCAGGGCTCTAGAGCTCGAACAGGAGCGGAAGCGTGCCCAGAGTGAGGCTGAAAAATTGGCCAAGGAACGTCAAGAAGCTGAAGAGGCCAAAGAAGCCCTGTTGCAGGCCTCCCGGGATCAGAAGAAGACTCAGGAACAGCTG GCCTTGGAAATGGCAGAGTTGACAGCTCGAATCTCCCAGCTGGAGATGGCCCgacagaaaaaggaaagtgaGGCTGTGGAATGGCAGCAGAAG GCTCAAATGGTACAAGAAGACTTGGAGAAGACCCGTGCTGAGCTGAAGACTGCTATGAGTACACCTCATGTAGCTGAGCCGGCTGAGAATGAGCAAGATGAACAGGATGAGAATGGAGCAGAGGCCAGTGCTGACCTGCGGGCTGATGCCATGGCCAAGGACCGCAGTGAGGAGGAACGTACCACCGAGGCAGAGAAGAATGAACGTGTGCAGAAGCACCTGAAG GCCCTTACTTCAGAACTGGCCAATGCCCGTGATGAGTCCAAGAAGACTGCCAATGATATGATCCATGCTGAGAACATGCGACTTGGCCGAGACAAATACAAGACCCTGCGTCAGATCCGGCAGGGCAATACCAAGCAGCGTATTGATGAGTTTGAGTCCATGTAA